DNA from Brevinematales bacterium:
TAGGTATCTCTCCAGAAGAAGACCCTACGCAAGGAGTTCCACAAGCCATCGCTTCAACTAAAACTCTGCCAAACTGCTCTTTCCACCATGGCACGGTTCTAGATGGTAGGACTAAAACATCTATGGCCTTGTAGAAAGCAAACATCTTATCCAAACCAAATGAACCAAGATGTGTCATCTTGATATCTTTTTCTTCTGCAAGTTTAATTATGTATTGGTAATATTCATTGTCTTCTGGGTATCCAACTATAAAAAGTTCAATGTCGTTGATGTTTCTTTTCTTGAGTTCACTGAGTGCTAGTATAATTATATCAACACCTTTTGGTTTTGATATCCTTCCTGCAAAACCTACTTTGAGCTTAGCATTGCTTCGGACGTCAAGCGGTTCCACATCAGTTCTAAATTCAGGTATAAAGTAGTAAGTTTTGTATATCTCTTTACCGAAACCTTTGCTTCTATACATTTCTATTGCATCTGTTGGAATAACAACGAGAGCATCAGATAACCTTAAGTTGAGCTTCTCAAAGAATTTGAATGGTATGGGATGATTCTTGAAGATATTTTCATCACTCTCTATCAATATCTTTGACTTTGGATTTAATATTTTTGTTAGTAAGAGTATTACAAATCCTGCGGTTGAGTATGGTTCTTGTTTCAGATAGACAACATCAGGTTTATGTTTTAAAATGATCCAAGCGATCTTGATGAAGTTGAGGTAAAAGAATGCTCTTACATGGTTTGTGAATATAGTTCTCAAAGGGTAAATCTTGTAGTGTTTGTCAAGCTCTATTGTTTCAAAGGTTTGCCACTTTGATGTTTCAAACCATCTTTTTGCTGTTATGACTATCATTTCAAGTCCATGTTTTGACATCTCGTAGAAAAGCTGACGGTAATTTTTCTCTACTGCTCCGTGCCATATGAATAATACTCTAATTTTACCATTGGTATTCATCGTGAAGCTTGATTTTAAATTAAATCCTCACATTTTGACAAATTGTCATAATAAATTTTGACGGAGTTTTAGTTCTTATTTGACTTTGAAATCAAATTCAAGACTGTTTATGCTTACAAGATTTTTCATCTCTTCCCATTTTTCCATGCCGAGAGGTATAAATGCTACTCTGTAGAGTATTCTTTGTAAGTAACTAATCCATGCTCTCTTTAGATGTATTTTCACTCTGTATTCCCCTTTTTCAAAAGCGTTGTTAAGTTTAATAAATCGCCTTATATAGACTCCTCCGTCTCCACCTTGTGGTATTATGTTAGGCACTTCAACATATCTTACATTGCCTTTTTCATCTATTATTTCAAGTATCCCTAGAATGTCTCCGTATGCTCTTTTTCTTGATACCCATCCTAGATCAACAGTTAAAATACCGTTTTCATAGGAAATATTTGTTATCTTGATTGCAATCACATTTTTGAGTATAGCATCGTAGAAAAAAAGCCAGTTTGTGAGTTTATTACCAACCCATAGAGAGTATGTCCCACTATCAGGTATTTCTCTTTCAAAAACCTTCTTTAAGTTAGTTTTATCTGATACTAGGTTAGAATACTGATTTGCGATAAACACTATGTCTATATTATGCTTTTCGTTGAAATCAACCCCATAGTAATCAACCTTGTTCATATACGAGTAGAGTAAGAAACTAGATTCAGGTAGTAAGTGTGTCAAGTTTATTCGCATAGCGAAGGTTGTTTTTTCACTTACACCTTCAAATTTTCTGACTTCTGATGCTGTTCCTATAAACTTGACTACCATTTCAGGTGTGTTGTATTCTATCCCCCTTTTAGGAGATG
Protein-coding regions in this window:
- a CDS encoding glycosyltransferase; the protein is MNTNGKIRVLFIWHGAVEKNYRQLFYEMSKHGLEMIVITAKRWFETSKWQTFETIELDKHYKIYPLRTIFTNHVRAFFYLNFIKIAWIILKHKPDVVYLKQEPYSTAGFVILLLTKILNPKSKILIESDENIFKNHPIPFKFFEKLNLRLSDALVVIPTDAIEMYRSKGFGKEIYKTYYFIPEFRTDVEPLDVRSNAKLKVGFAGRISKPKGVDIIILALSELKKRNINDIELFIVGYPEDNEYYQYIIKLAEEKDIKMTHLGSFGLDKMFAFYKAIDVLVLPSRTVPWWKEQFGRVLVEAMACGTPCVGSSSGEIP